One window of the Takifugu rubripes chromosome 13, fTakRub1.2, whole genome shotgun sequence genome contains the following:
- the LOC115252198 gene encoding piggyBac transposable element-derived protein 4-like, which yields MSLENFHIISRIIRFDNRDDRPARWQRDKLGVIRTVWDKWVRRLPLLYNPGPNVTIDEQLMPFRGRCPFRQYIPSKPAKNGIKIWAACDATSSYAWNLQVYTGKPDGGAPEKNQGMRVVLDMSQGLSGHNITCDNFFYLAQTGTGAPEEEADHCGNNKEKQVRAPTSTADFKEQACQVIPVCIHG from the coding sequence ATGTCTCTGGAAAACTTTCACATCATTTCCAGGATTATCCGCTTTGACAACCGAGATGACAGACCAGCTCGATGGCAGAGAGACAAACTAGGTGTCATCAGGACAGTGTGGGACAAGTGGGTGCGCCGCCTCCCCCTGCTGTACAACCCTGGGCCAAATGTCACCATTGATGAACAGCTGATGCCATTTAGGGGCCGCTGCCCCTTTCGGCAGTATATACCATCTAAACCTGCAAAGAATGGTATAAAGATCTGGGCTGCCTGTGATGCCACTTCCTCATATGCTTGGAACTTACAAGTCTACACAGGGAAACCTGATGGAGGAGCCCCCGAGAAAAACCAAGGAATGAGAGTTGTCCTCGACATGTCTCAGGGACTCAGTGGACACAACATCACATGCGACAATTTTTTTTACCTCGCACAAACTGGGACAGGAGCTCCTGAAGAGGAAGCTGACCATTGTGGGAACAATAAGGAAAAACAGGTCAGAGCTCCCACCTCAACTGCTGACTTCAAAGAACAGGCCTGTCAAGTCATCCCAGTTTGCATACACGGCTGA